TCTTCCATAATAGGATCTGGAAGCTGTAGAGCTGATAAATACCGTTGAAATGTCTGGGGGGTTAATAAACATTTTTCTACAATGGAATCAAATATGCGGTCAGAAGTTCGGGAGATGTTATACCAAACAGGAAGAATGTGAATAGGAACTTTTTTCAATAACCCTTGTAGGAATTCCATACCAGGTTTAAAATCGGAGTCAAATGCTATTATTCTAGCTGCAAAATACTTGCGCTTTTCCTTATCAACGGTAATTGCAGAGCCATTTAAAGAGAGCAGTCCGCTTTCAATAAACTTTTTTACACTAGGAATTAATTCTTTTTCTTCACAGCTCAAAGCTTCGCTTAAATCCTGAAAAGCTATTTTTAAAGGACTATATAGAATTTCCTGTAAAAGTTCTAGATCACGGGCAGATAATTGAGAGATCAACAGCCTGTTTTCAATGTCTTGCTTGTAGTTGTAATCCTCCAAGCAAATTTTGTTTTTTTTAATCAAACTAATTTCTAACATGCTTTTAGAACCTATTGTATAAGTCTTGAAAAGACAACAAAGATAGTACTAGATTGTTTGATTTGTAGCAAGGAAGGATATTAATATTTAATAAACTTAAAATAAACAACTTATGTATAAAAGCCCAAAGACTGGACAAAAGATAAGGGTTCGCGTTAAGCTTGCATGTTAAATTATTGGGCAGGACTATGACAAAAAAAAACTATAACCATGAAGCAATTGAAGAAAAATGGCAAAAAATTTGGGAAGAAAAGCAGTTATTTCAGGTCGAAATAGATACTAGCAAGCCAAAGTATTATATCTTAGATATGTTTCCCTATCCTTCTGGTTCAGGGCTACATGTAGGTCACGTGACAGGATACACAGCAACAGATACCATTGCGCGCTATAAAAGACAAAAAGGGTTTAATGTGCTACATCCTATGGGTTGGGATAGCTTTGGTCTTCCAGCAGAGCAATATGCCATTCGTACAGGAACCCATCCAGCAAGCACTACCCAAAATAACATTAATACCTATAGACGGCAGCTTAAAAAACTAGGATTTAGCTACGATTGGAATAGAGAAATTACAACAAGCGATCCTAAATACTATAAATGGACGCAATGGCTTTTTATTCAACTATACAATAAAGGGTTAGCTTATGAAGCAGAGGTTCTAGTCAATTTCTGCCCCTCTTTAGGAACTGTTTTAGCTAATGAAGAAGTGGAAAATGGTAAAGCCAAAGAAGGGGGGTATCCGATTGAGAGACGTCCTTTGCGCCAATGGATGCTCAAGATTACCTCTTATGCGGATCGTTTACTTAAAGATTTAGAATTAGTAGATTGGCCAGATCATTTAAAAAAATTACAAATTAATTGGATCGGGCGTAGCGAAGGCGCAAAAATTCACTTTGAAGAAACACAAACAAAGCAAACAATCACTGTATTTACTACTCGTCCTGATACGCTATTTGGTGTTACTTACTTAGTGCTATCTCCCGAGCATCCTCTTGTTTCCTTAATTACAACAGAACTCTACCGTGAACAAGTTCAAAAATATTGCAAAGATATTGCTGGAAAAAGCGATTTGGAAAGGACAGAGCTTAACAAAGAAAAAACAGGTGTGTGGACAGGTGCATATGCTAGACATCCTATTACAGATCAAAATATTCCCATTTGGATCTCAGATTATGTGTTAATGGGATATGGAACAGGAGCTGTTATGGCAGTTCCTGCTCATGATGAAAGAGATTTTGCTTTTGCTAAAATCTTTCATTTACCCATTACTGCTGTTATCACACCTAATGAAACCGATCAAGATGTGCAATCTGGCAAGCTTTGTTGGACAGAAGAAGGGACATACATTAATAGTTCTTCAGGTTCTTTAAATTTACATGGCTTAGATTTAAAAGCAGCAAAGCAAGCAGTCATTCATTGGTTAGAAAACCAAGGAAAAGGAGAAAAAACCGTTAATTACAAATTGCGCGATTGGCTATTTTCTCGCCAGCGTTATTGGGGTGAGCCTTTTCCCCTTCTTCACTTCCCCGATGGTACTAGGCGAGTTCTAGATTTAGATGAGCTGCCTTTGTGTCCTCCTGAGTTAAAAGATTTTAAGCCTGCCTCTACCGGAGAGAGTCCTCTTTCTAAAGTTAAAGAGTGGGTACATATTACAGACTCTAAAACACATCAAAAAGCTCAAAGAGAAACCAATACTATGCCGCAGTGGGCAGGATCTTGTTGGTACTATTTACGCTTTTGCGATCCTCATAATCCAGATAAACCATGGAGTGAAGAAGCAGAAAAATATTGGATGCCAGTAGATTTGTATGTTGGGGGAATAGAGCATGCAGTGCTTCATCTTTTGTATGCGCGTTTTTGGCATAAAGTATTTTATGACTGCGGCCTTGTCAGCACGCTTGAGCCTTTTCAAACTTTGCGCAATCAAGGTCTTGTTTCAGCTAGATCTTATCAGTTAAACCAAGGTGGTTATGTAGCACCAGACGATGTCTCTGAAGAAAATGGTAGCTTTTTTAAACTAGATACCAAAGAACCTCTGCATTCTCAAATAGAAAAGATGTCCAAATCAAAACTTAATGGGGTAACACCAGACCATATCATTTGTGAATATGGAGCTGACTCCCTTCGGCTCTATGAGATGTTTATGGGCCCATTTGATAAAGAAAAACTCTGGAATAGCGATGCTGTAAACGGATGTTACCGTTTTTTAAATCGCTTTTACGATTTGGTTACTTCAGATAAAGTTTGTGAAGAAGATACAGCGGAAGGATTGAAGTTATCCCATCGATTGGTCTATCAGGTTGAAAAAGAGATAGAAGCCATGCAGTTCAATACGGCTATTGCTAAAATGATGGAATTTATCAATGCTTTTTCACCACTTGCTTCTTATCCTAAACAAGCGTTAAAAATGGCTGTTCAAGTATTGTATCCATTTGCTCCTCACATTGCAGAGGAGCTATGGGAATATTTAGGTGAAACAAAAAGCTTAACCTATCAGCCATTTCCTATTTTTGATCCAAACTACCTAATAGAAGAAACAGTCTTATATGTAGTACAAATAAATGGTAAGGTAAGAGGAAAATGGTCTTTGCCTAAAGAACAAACTAAAGAGGAACTGCTGTCTTTTTTACAAAAACAACCGCAGATCATAAAATATTTACATAAACCGATTACTAAAGTAGTCTTTGTTCCTAATAAACTGATTAACCTTGTGTGCGATGTTTAGCTTTTTTTACAATACCTGTCTTATATTACTAGGACTATTTGCAATGCCTAAGTTCCTTCTCTCTTGGGGTAAATATAAGGGAACGATTTTATACAGGTTAGGGCTAAAATTTCCCCATCTA
This window of the Candidatus Rhabdochlamydia sp. T3358 genome carries:
- the leuS gene encoding leucine--tRNA ligase, with the translated sequence MTKKNYNHEAIEEKWQKIWEEKQLFQVEIDTSKPKYYILDMFPYPSGSGLHVGHVTGYTATDTIARYKRQKGFNVLHPMGWDSFGLPAEQYAIRTGTHPASTTQNNINTYRRQLKKLGFSYDWNREITTSDPKYYKWTQWLFIQLYNKGLAYEAEVLVNFCPSLGTVLANEEVENGKAKEGGYPIERRPLRQWMLKITSYADRLLKDLELVDWPDHLKKLQINWIGRSEGAKIHFEETQTKQTITVFTTRPDTLFGVTYLVLSPEHPLVSLITTELYREQVQKYCKDIAGKSDLERTELNKEKTGVWTGAYARHPITDQNIPIWISDYVLMGYGTGAVMAVPAHDERDFAFAKIFHLPITAVITPNETDQDVQSGKLCWTEEGTYINSSSGSLNLHGLDLKAAKQAVIHWLENQGKGEKTVNYKLRDWLFSRQRYWGEPFPLLHFPDGTRRVLDLDELPLCPPELKDFKPASTGESPLSKVKEWVHITDSKTHQKAQRETNTMPQWAGSCWYYLRFCDPHNPDKPWSEEAEKYWMPVDLYVGGIEHAVLHLLYARFWHKVFYDCGLVSTLEPFQTLRNQGLVSARSYQLNQGGYVAPDDVSEENGSFFKLDTKEPLHSQIEKMSKSKLNGVTPDHIICEYGADSLRLYEMFMGPFDKEKLWNSDAVNGCYRFLNRFYDLVTSDKVCEEDTAEGLKLSHRLVYQVEKEIEAMQFNTAIAKMMEFINAFSPLASYPKQALKMAVQVLYPFAPHIAEELWEYLGETKSLTYQPFPIFDPNYLIEETVLYVVQINGKVRGKWSLPKEQTKEELLSFLQKQPQIIKYLHKPITKVVFVPNKLINLVCDV